Proteins encoded together in one Lathamus discolor isolate bLatDis1 chromosome 3, bLatDis1.hap1, whole genome shotgun sequence window:
- the HEBP2 gene encoding heme-binding protein 2 gives MIKSFKQTFLSLDLQSPRWSSTETMAKDYELRQYETAKWVSTVIRGETQKEAMRQGFWKLFHYIQGKNEKEMKIDMTVPVTCLIKSGCADFKVSFFVPFEHQDSPPQPTDSNVFVEERKAAAIFVRSFGGFASPEKYAEEAEVLARILKNRGQPFHEDFFYTAGYDSPFKLFNRHNEVWYFKK, from the exons ATGATCAAATCCTTCAAGCAAACCTTTCTGTCCCTGGATCTGCAGTCTCCTCGGTGGAGCTCAACAGAGACAATG GCAAAGGATTATGAACTGCGTCAGTACGAGACAGCAAAGTGGGTCAGTACAGTCATTAGGGGAGAAACCCAGAAGGAGGCAATGCGTCAGGGCTTCTGGAAACTCTTCCACTACATCCAAGGGAAGAATGAGAAAG AAATGAAGATTGACATGACCGTGCCCGTGACATGCCTGATAAAATCTGGCTGTGCAGACTTCAAGGTCTCTTTCTTTGTTCCATTTGAACACCAGGACTCTCCACCACAGCCCACTGACTCCAATGTTTTTGTTGAagagaggaaggcagcagccaTCTTTGTCCG GTCCTTTGGTGGATTTGCCTCCCCAGAAAAATATGCTGAGGAAGCTGAAGTCTTGGCCAGAATCTTAAAAAACAGAGGCCAACCATTCCATGAAGACTTCTTCTATACTGCAGGCTATGACAGCCCCTTCAAGCTCTTTAACAGGCACAATGAAGTgtggtattttaaaaagtaa
- the NPL gene encoding N-acetylneuraminate lyase isoform X1, translating to MEQYCRVWAMGDCGCFSGSPKAAGQKAEGSSMFQPGGRPLRPARHLPCSMTPRKKLEGLVAATVTPMTPDGQINLSVIHQYVDYLVREQNVKNVFVNGTTGEGLSLSIQERKQLAEEWICQGKNKLDHVIIHVGALSLPESQELARHAAAIGASGIAVIAPFFFKPTNKDELIAFLQKVASEAPVVPFYYYHIPHLTGVKIHVEELLDGIKKQIPTFKGVKFSDTDLLDLAQCINKNESEQFAFLYGVDEQLLSALAIGANGAVGSTFNYLGQKTNLMLQAFAKQDLALARKYQFLTAEFLNFVIKLGFGVAQTKAVMTFVSGIPMGPPRLPLVSASEEFIIKAKAKLDSIVWPDGD from the exons ATGGAGCAG TACTGTCGAGTGTGGGCTATGGGAGACTGCGGCTGCTTTAGTGGGTCACCGAAGGCAGCCGGGCAGAAAGCAGAAGGCTCCTCCATGTTCCAGCCCGGCGGCAGGCCGCTTCGGCCAGCTCGGCATCTACCGTG ctCAATGACACCCAGAAAGAAGTTAGAGGGTCTTGTAGCTGCTACAGTCACTCCAATGACTCCTGATGG ACAAATTAACCTTTCAGTGATTCATCAATACGTGGATTATCTGGTAAGGGAGCAGAACGTGAAGAACGTTTTTG TGAATGGCACAACAGGAGAAGGACTGTCCCTTAGCATCCAGGAGAGGAAGCAGTTGGCAGAAGAATGGATATGTCAAGGAAAAAACAA ATTGGATCATGTGATCATTCATGTTGGAGCACTGAGTCTGCCAGAGTCCCAAGAGCTG GCAAGACATGCAGCAGCCATAGGTGCTAGTGGTATTGCTGTAATAGCCCCCTTCTTCttcaaacccacaaacaaag ATGAGCTGATTGCTTTCTTACAGAAGGTTGCATCTGAAGCCCCTGTGGTTCCATTTTATTACTATCACATTCCTCATCTGACAGGTGTGAAGA TTCATGTTGAAGAGTTGCTGGATGGAATAAAAAAGCAGATCCCCACCTTCAAGGGCGTGAAGTTCAGTGACACGGACCTCTTGGACCTTGCTCAGTGTATAAACAAGAATGAGAGCGAAcagtttgcatttctttatgGGGTGGATGAG CAACTGTTGAGTGCGCTGGCAATAGGGGCAAATGGAGCCGTTGGAAG TACATTCAACTATTTGGGACAAAAAACCAATCTGATGTTACAAGCCTTTGCAAAGCAAGACCTTGCATTAGCACGGAAGTATCAG TTTCTCACTGCAGAATTTCTCAACTTTGTCATCAAACTAG GTTTTGGTGTTGCACAGACTAAAGCTGTAATGACTTTTGTTTCTGGCATTCCCATGGGACCTCCACGGCTTCCACTTGTCAGTGCCTCTGAGGAGTTCATCATCAAGGCCAAAGCCAAGCTGGATAGCATTGTGTGGCCTGATGGTGACTGA
- the NPL gene encoding N-acetylneuraminate lyase isoform X2 has protein sequence MTPRKKLEGLVAATVTPMTPDGQINLSVIHQYVDYLVREQNVKNVFVNGTTGEGLSLSIQERKQLAEEWICQGKNKLDHVIIHVGALSLPESQELARHAAAIGASGIAVIAPFFFKPTNKDELIAFLQKVASEAPVVPFYYYHIPHLTGVKIHVEELLDGIKKQIPTFKGVKFSDTDLLDLAQCINKNESEQFAFLYGVDEQLLSALAIGANGAVGSTFNYLGQKTNLMLQAFAKQDLALARKYQFLTAEFLNFVIKLGFGVAQTKAVMTFVSGIPMGPPRLPLVSASEEFIIKAKAKLDSIVWPDGD, from the exons ATGACACCCAGAAAGAAGTTAGAGGGTCTTGTAGCTGCTACAGTCACTCCAATGACTCCTGATGG ACAAATTAACCTTTCAGTGATTCATCAATACGTGGATTATCTGGTAAGGGAGCAGAACGTGAAGAACGTTTTTG TGAATGGCACAACAGGAGAAGGACTGTCCCTTAGCATCCAGGAGAGGAAGCAGTTGGCAGAAGAATGGATATGTCAAGGAAAAAACAA ATTGGATCATGTGATCATTCATGTTGGAGCACTGAGTCTGCCAGAGTCCCAAGAGCTG GCAAGACATGCAGCAGCCATAGGTGCTAGTGGTATTGCTGTAATAGCCCCCTTCTTCttcaaacccacaaacaaag ATGAGCTGATTGCTTTCTTACAGAAGGTTGCATCTGAAGCCCCTGTGGTTCCATTTTATTACTATCACATTCCTCATCTGACAGGTGTGAAGA TTCATGTTGAAGAGTTGCTGGATGGAATAAAAAAGCAGATCCCCACCTTCAAGGGCGTGAAGTTCAGTGACACGGACCTCTTGGACCTTGCTCAGTGTATAAACAAGAATGAGAGCGAAcagtttgcatttctttatgGGGTGGATGAG CAACTGTTGAGTGCGCTGGCAATAGGGGCAAATGGAGCCGTTGGAAG TACATTCAACTATTTGGGACAAAAAACCAATCTGATGTTACAAGCCTTTGCAAAGCAAGACCTTGCATTAGCACGGAAGTATCAG TTTCTCACTGCAGAATTTCTCAACTTTGTCATCAAACTAG GTTTTGGTGTTGCACAGACTAAAGCTGTAATGACTTTTGTTTCTGGCATTCCCATGGGACCTCCACGGCTTCCACTTGTCAGTGCCTCTGAGGAGTTCATCATCAAGGCCAAAGCCAAGCTGGATAGCATTGTGTGGCCTGATGGTGACTGA